A region of the Primulina eburnea isolate SZY01 chromosome 7, ASM2296580v1, whole genome shotgun sequence genome:
ATGCTTGGACGCTCAATTGTGGCTCTGAGTTTTGACTAAGCTACACGTTTTTGTTTTGGTTGAATAATATCATAGCCTGCAGGTATATGGCTTTTATACCATGCAAGAATTCTTGGGAAATATAATGCTTGATTGTATTTCAATTGAAAGGTAGATAATCTATACATACAAAAGGCttccaaaaatacaaaatacaaataaagaagttatCTATAATTCGGCCAATATAGATGGCACCAAGTTTTCCATAAACAGCAGAAGATAGGCTCGTGAATCAAGGCAAGATATCATTGACAAAACTTTTGCTTTTGATTATGAAATTTCCTTAACAGTCTCTGGAATTACTTTAATTTCCAACTTCTCAAAGTTAATAATATTTCTGGGTTATGATATTGTCCTTATGTTCCATTCATCTTTACatgtaatattatgaattttgttGGTAATTacttgaatatgatgaaaggagctaccttttttttttttttttacatttcgTGTTCGGGAGTATGTTGTATGGGGTAGTGGGTATGAAGAAGAAATGTAGAGTATATGGTTGTGCCTAGTGCTATCAATTTTTTCTTGGGAAGATTAATGCTTATCAATTTTGTTTTAACTGTCAATATCGAAATATAATGTAAATAATTTATAGGTTTTGGATGGGGAAAGTGGCAATGAGCACCGCAGGCTGCTATTACCAACATATAAAGCCAATAGAAGAAGATCATCGCGGCAGTTTCCTGGGTTGAGAAGTCCAAGGAACACATATAGACGCTCAGAAAAGCTTGTCATAGACGTTCTTGAGAAATGCAATGTGCCGGTGAATAAATCTTTAtgcttttgaaatttttgatgcCGTGAAACTATTATCGATGGTTATTTGTACCGCTTTCAATGTGTAAAAACTAAGGCTGTTACCAAGTATTCAGCTTTATGATCTCAGCTTGCAGGTTGTGAAGATCGAAGGGTACGAAGCAGACGATGTTGTTGCAACACTTGTGGAAGAAGTTCTGAAAATGGGATATCGAGTTGCTATTGCTTCACCTGACAAAGATTTCAAGCAACTGATATCAGAAGATGTCCAGATTGTTCTGCCTGTACCAGAGTTTGATCGATGGTCCTTTTACACTATAAAGCACTACGTAGCTCAACACAATTGTGATCCACAGTCTGATTTGAGCTTAAGTAAGCATTTTCATTGCATCTTGATTTCGTATTCATGTGTGGCTAAAACATTTTATTTGGTGAAGTAAGATGAGGTATAGATGGGATTGCAAACTAATTGAATTGAGCATATTACTACTTATTGTTTCATATTCAAGGTGAAGCCCGAAGTTTGGTTGAACCTGATTTGGTTGGTTTGAGATTAATTAGCGAGCTCTACCATGCAAATGTTCGAATTATGGCTCGAGCTTATGGCTtcttgttattttaaatgtatttaataaatactaataaatatttaaagttccCGAGCTATTCGGAAAAAATATATGCTAAAAAAAATTTGGCGCGTTTTACTTTGTTTGATAATTGAATTTTAAAGTGACGATATTCAAGTCAGCTTGCAAAGCTCGCTAGTTTGTTTGATTCATTTGAACATAAATAATTCTAAGGCAATACCAGTAGCGACTGTATTTCACTTGTCAACATTGAAACTCTGAAGGAaagatttttataatatatgcaaagCTTAGGAAAGAATGGCATTATGATCGAACTATTTTCTTTAAGATATTTTTAGCTGAGCCAAGCTATATTTGACAGGATGCATTTTAGGCGATGAAATAGATGGTGTACCTGGAATCCAACATGTTGTTCCAGGTTTTGGTCGGAGGACTGCTTTAAAGCTCTTGAAAAAGCACGGTTCCTTGGAAAATTTACTCAGTGCTGCCGCTGTAAGAACTGTGGGCAGACAATATGCACAAGAAGCCCTCACGAACCATGCTGATTTTTTGCGGAGGAATTATGAAGTCCTTTCCTTAAAAAGGTAGTTCTTGATTCTTTCCCATTGCATTTCACTTCAAAGCAGGGCTGTGAACGTGCCTGACTTTGAAAATTTTCACTCCTGAATTTTTTTTGAGCTTGGTAGTTTATTGTTGATTTGACTCAAAATCGAGTATGCATCAAGACATTAACGATTGTATCATAAAGAGACGGTTGGATCAGTTTTTTAATGATAAATACAGTCATATTTGAAATTAGTTTGATTGATTTGTAATTTACATAGTATAATATAACTAATTacgtataatcatattatatatatatatatatatatatcagtacAGAAATGAATAATTGTAGTAATAACACGCTCACGTATGGTCGTGTTAATGTTCATGCTCGATGATAATAAAGCTCGAGTCTGACGGATCACGAGCCAACTCGGTTCATCTCATTCCCAGGCTTtgaaataaatgtttcaatttagcATTTCCCATTTCTGTTATTTCGTTCTATTTCTATTCCTATCTTTGAGTTTTCGTATTGCAGAGATATTGATGTCCATGTTGACGAGAGGTGGCTGTCTTGGAGGGATGCACAGAGTGATCCCActattttatcaaattttctGCATCTTTTGGCGCAAACTCAGAGGCTTGCGCAAAACAACTCCCATTCAAATGGCGAGTCTTGCTAGCGCTTTGGAAACATCCCTCCATTCGATAATATCTACAACATTAGTTCAATCATGTGCGTGCCTTTAAAAGTCGATAATTGCAATTATCATCCATTTTTGTCAGTTTTGATGGAGTCATCTTGTTTGCCTTACAGGCTTGAAAGCAATCACAAGGTAGATATATGGTGAAATGCTGTCTACATTGGCTACGGCTATATGGAATTCGAAAAATCTCGGCAGGCAGTGAAACAGGGATGCATGTGCATTCGTGCGACATAAAACCAGGAGGTGTCGAATCATATACGAGCATGAAGTTTGCGACCGAAGGTGCTTTTCTCTTAGAGCAGATTATCTGCAAGAATTTTGTAGCTTTTGTTGTGTCTTTGTGGTTCAGTAGAAATTTATGTGGAGACAACCTTCGTTGGGAAAACAAGAAAGTGATGTGATTTTGACATCATGATGGTATTTTATTACTGAAATTTCAAAAACGACATGGAAAATGGAAGAAATGTAATTTTGACTCCATCGCCATTGTTTGAATACGCAATTAATtaagaaatatatataaatatttatgtaGATTATACGAATAAATAAGATGTTTTCTgatgttattttataaaaaaataaattacaaataatacggtattttgatattttatcttattattattttttctttaaggatatattatttatattcagATGATTTGGTTAAatagtaggtcttttgtgagacggtctcacgaatctttatccgtgagacggatcaactttaccgatattcataataaaaagtaatattcttaacataaaaagtaatatttttttattaatgacACAAATGAGAGATTTGTCTTACAAAATATGAccgtaagatcgtctcacacaagtttttgtcttgattaaattaacaaaattgTGGAAGGTCAAACTCATTAGTCATTCCTTCTTGTTTGAGGTCATGCATGATGTCAAcacaactgaagaagaaaaaactAAATTGGGCACTCCACGTACCTTTAGCTACAACATTTAATCGGTAAACATTAGATTTGActtgaatttaataaaaaaaaaatatttgatttggaaaTGTGTCCACCATTAATATATATaaccatttttaaaaaaaaagatatcTAACCAGTTCGATTAATATTTGAATCTATAAGATTTAGAATTTACTTGAATTCAActtaaaaacatttttatacTCACAAGAAATTTGAGGTCCGATTCGTGTCACTAATCCAGACGCAGGTTTCAAAATtgccctgagcctgaaatcacgaataaGACCGTTAGAAGGGGGCTAGGAGGGTGTCCcgacgtagcccctccgacgctcaagtcagagactgaggatataagAGGAGCAGCTAGGGGTGCTGCTGAATAGTAAAATATTGAATGTTTGAATCATATATTCAAACttagtatttataggagaatacatggACC
Encoded here:
- the LOC140837407 gene encoding uncharacterized protein, with the translated sequence MAEFREAATSMTMASTLRGRKELNFLSSLTHPPPPEYFLSPTNSRTQNLKSRKLLKRCLSASCSIRAAVGDKTPFPGKAWENEASIRNGNGNLRDKISRKRRVFLLDVNPLCYRGSTPSLESFAHWISLFFSQVSLNDPVIAVLDGESGNEHRRLLLPTYKANRRRSSRQFPGLRSPRNTYRRSEKLVIDVLEKCNVPVVKIEGYEADDVVATLVEEVLKMGYRVAIASPDKDFKQLISEDVQIVLPVPEFDRWSFYTIKHYVAQHNCDPQSDLSLRCILGDEIDGVPGIQHVVPGFGRRTALKLLKKHGSLENLLSAAAVRTVGRQYAQEALTNHADFLRRNYEVLSLKRDIDVHVDERWLSWRDAQSDPTILSNFLHLLAQTQRLAQNNSHSNGESC